In Prunus dulcis chromosome 2, ALMONDv2, whole genome shotgun sequence, a single genomic region encodes these proteins:
- the LOC117617517 gene encoding uncharacterized protein LOC117617517: MRPVIAVDATHLKCKYKGVLFVATAFDGNRNIYPVAFGIGDLETDAAWEWFLRKLHCAIGDCSNLVVISDRNVSIQHGLRRVFPGASHGICFYHLKGNMKASFHLKQRDPILGYFIRAAKSYRLAEFNRHFSMINNERVRNYLLRAGVQKWSRAHCDGRRYNVMTTNIVESINSVLRFARMLPVLHLIDEITNLLLTWFSQRRDLAMKCHSTLCPDLGEQKLRKRLDAASRMNVVKINDVEYNVLDGDLNGLVHLANRSCTCRKFDLEQLPCKHAIAVCRHLNLNPYSFASSYYTRATWAAAYAESIYPVPPKGTWVIPEHLNNVKILPPVCKVMPGRRKMQRVPSKGEDSRQKKCSRCGVKGHYRNTCKQSVPLKN; the protein is encoded by the coding sequence ATGCGGCCCGTGATTGCTGTTGATGCTACCCATTTGAAGTGCAAGTATAAaggtgttttgtttgttgcgaCCGCATTTGACGGAAATCGCAACATATATCCTGTTGCCTTTGGGATTGGAGATTTGGAGACCGATGCAGCATGGGAGtggtttttgagaaaattacaTTGTGCAATTGGTGATTGCTCGAATCTTGTTGTCATATCTGATCGCAATGTTAGCATACAACATGGGTTGCGTAGAGTTTTTCCTGGGGCAAGCCATGGTATTTGCTTTTATCACTTGAAGGGCAATATGAAAGCCTCATTTCACTTGAAGCAACGGGATCCGATATTGGGGTATTTTATAAGGGCAGCGAAGTCTTATCGTCTAGCGGAGTTCAATCGTCACTTCTCGATGATAAACAATGAGCGAGTGCGAAATTATCTACTACGTGCAGGCGTTCAGAAGTGGTCACGGGCCCACTGTGATGGACGACGCTATAATGTGATGACAACGAATATTGTGGAGTCCATTAATTCAGTTCTTCGTTTTGCAAGGATGCTTCCGGTCCTACACTTGATCGATGAAATCACAAATTTACTTCTCACTTGGTTTAGTCAACGTCGAGATTTAGCAATGAAATGTCATTCTACATTGTGCCCTGATTTGGGTGAACAGAAGTTAAGGAAGAGGTTAGACGCTGCGTCAAGGATGAATGTGGTCAAAATCAATGATGTTGAGTATAATGTTCTGGATGGTGATTTGAACGGTCTGGTGCACTTGGCAAACCGTAGTTGTACGTGCAGGAAGTTTGACTTGGAGCAACTCCCGTGCAAGCATGCTATTGCGGTATGTCGGCACTTGAATTTGAACCCCTACTCCTTTGCCTCTTCTTATTATACACGAGCTACATGGGCAGCTGCATATGCTGAATCTATTTATCCTGTACCACCTAAAGGCACATGGGTTATTCCCGAACATTTGAACAATGTCAAAATCCTTCCTCCTGTTTGTAAGGTTATGCCGGGCCGTCGCAAAATGCAAAGAGTACCTTCCAAAGGAGAGGACTCCCGGCAAAAAAAATGCTCAAGGTGTGGTGTGAAGGGCCACTACCGAAATACATGCAAACAATCTGTCCCTCTCAAGAACTGA